The following coding sequences lie in one Spinacia oleracea cultivar Varoflay chromosome 1, BTI_SOV_V1, whole genome shotgun sequence genomic window:
- the LOC110789247 gene encoding uncharacterized protein: MASIASKLRQLQSKACQATQFASKHGEVYYKQMIEQNKEHIQEPATVETCNRLAKQLFYTRLASVPGRREAFRKEVDQVKQAWKNRKDVKVEELGVAALFGLECFAWYCAGEIVGRGFTFTGYKV; this comes from the exons ATGGCGTCAATTGCATCAAAGCTTCGTCAGTTGCAGTCAAAGGCCTGTCAGGCTACCCAGTTTGCCTCAAAACATGGGGAAGTCTATTATAAGCAGATGATAGAGCAAAACAAGGAACACATTCAAGAGCCTGCCACTGTTGAGACATGCAACCGATTGGCGAAGCAATTGTTTTACACTCGTCTTGCCAG CGTACCGGGTCGTCGTGAAGCATTCCGTAAAGAAGTTGATCAAGTAAAGCAGGCATGGAAGAACAGGAAAGATGTGAAAGTGGAAGAACTTGGAGTCGCAGCTTTGTTTGGACTGGAATGCTTTGCATGGTATTGTGCTGGTGAAATCGTAGGACGAGGATTTACCTTCACTGGCTACAAAGTTTAA
- the LOC110789248 gene encoding ferrochelatase-2, chloroplastic, which translates to MDATSSSTVVSQMRLSSRNFRPRFFESCPQIKTFMPPSRYACRNSSGSRTILSSNSVDSQSNNISGFSYCQPEKRSNVMGKTFCSAALYPSIYDEDLAKAPSHVAEEKIGVLLLNLGGPDTLNDVQPFLFNLFADPDIIRLPALFRFLQRPLAQLISTLRAPKSKEGYASIGGGSPLRKITDEQANAIKMALEAKNKDVSVYVGMRYWYPFTEEAVEQIKRDKVTKLVVLPLYPQFSISTTGSSLRVLQNMFREDAYLSRLPVAVIRSWYQREGYVKSMADLIEKELQSFSTPDEVMIFFSAHGVPVSYVEEAGDPYKDQMEDCIFLIMRELKARGINNGHTLAYQSRVGPVQWLKPYTDEVLVELGQKGVKSLLAVPVSFVSEHIETLEEIDMEYKELALESGIENWGRVPALNCTSSFINDLADAVTEALPSAAAMSTSTSSEEVENDPVKYFIKFFFGSLLAFVLLLSPKIFLAFRNNLL; encoded by the exons ATGGATGCTACCTCGAGCTCCACCGTTGTTTCGCAGATGCGATTATCATCTCGAAATTTCAGACCCAGATTCTTTGA GTCATGTCCACAAATCAAAACTTTCATGCCTCCTAGTAGATATGCATGTAGAAATTCTTCCGGGTCACGTACAATCTTGTCTTCTAACTCAGTTGACAGTCAAAGCAACAACATCAGTGGATTTTCTTATTGTCAACCAGAGAAAAGAAGTAATGTAATGGGAAAAACATTTTGTTCTGCTGCATTATACCCAAGCATATATGACGAGGACTTGGCAAAAGCTCCTTCTCATGTTGCAGAGGAAAAGATTGGGGTGCTTCTTTTGAATCTTGGAGGACCTGATACTCTTAACGATGTCCAGCCATTCTTGTTTAATCTATTTGCTGACCCT GACATCATTCGCCTTCCAGCGTTGTTTCGTTTTCTGCAAAGACCTCTGGCGCAGTTGATTTCTACTCTCAGAGCCCCTAAAAGCAAGGAAGGGTATGCTTCAATAGGAGGGGGTTCTCCTTTGCGAAAGATTACTGATGAGCAG GCAAATGCAATCAAGATGGCACTAGAAGCAAAAAACAAGGATGTATCTGTCTATGTTGGCATGAGGTACTGGTACCCGTTTACAGAAGAGGCGGTTGAGCAG ATCAAGAGGGACAAGGTTACAAAGCTTGTTGTCCTTCCTCTCTATCCTCAGTTTTCTATATCCACAACAGGTTCTAGCCTCCGAGTTCTACAAAACATGTTCAG GGAAGATGCATATCTGTCTCGCCTGCCTGTTGCTGTTATTCGATCCTGGTACCAACGAGAAGGTTATGTGAAATCCATGGCTGACTTGATTGAGAAAGAGCTGCAATCTTTCTCCACGCCAGATGAG GTTATGATATTCTTCAGCGCTCATGGTGTGCCTGTTAGTTATGTTGAGGAGGCTGGAGATCCATACAAAGATCAGATGGAGGATTGCATCTTCTTAATTATGAGAGAATTAAAAGCTAGAGGAATCAACAATGGTCATACACTTGCTTACCAG AGTCGAGTTGGTCCTGTGCAATGGCTGAAACCTTATACTGATGAAGTTCTTGTTGAGCTTGGCCAAAAAGGAGTAAAGAGTCTGCTGGCAGTTCCTGTGAG CTTTGTGAGTGAGCACATTGAGACACTTGAAGAGATAGATATGGAATACAAGGAATTGGCGCTTGAATCTGGGATTGAAAACTGGGGTCGTGTTCCTGCTCTAAATTGCACTTCTTCTTTCATCAATGATCTAGCTGATGCTGTCACTGAAGCTCTACCTTCAGCAGCTGCAATGTCTACCAGTACGTCGTCTGAAGAAGTCGAAAATGACCCGGTCAAGTATTTCATAAAGTTCTTTTTCGGCTCTCTGTTGGCCTTTGTCCTGCTTCTGTCCCCAAAGATATTTCTGGCATTTAGGAACAATCTTTTGTAG